The Oryza brachyantha chromosome 7, ObraRS2, whole genome shotgun sequence genomic interval CGAATAATGACATAGTGTAAAACAATcgataaacttatatattacAGAAAGTGGAAATGTCAATAGTAAATTACTGAATTGTGATAAACTCAATTACGTGGAGTAGATTCtctcaatgtatatattaaatatatattaatttgcgTATAACTTTATGCCGACTAAAACATCTTAGGGATGTTTGTTTCTGGGGGCTAAattcacatcggatgtttaaacacttattataaatagtaaacgtagactattaataaaacccatctataatctggactaattcacgagacaaatctaacgagcctaattaatccacgattagcctatgtaatgctatagtaaatatttgctaattatggattaattaggctcaaagaaTTCGTCTTGCAGATTAGCtttcatttatgaaattagtttttttattagtctatatttaatgcttcaaattagtgtccaaatatccgatgtgacataagactaaaaagtttagccctatcTAAATAACCCTTTTATTACTGGGTTAATTGCCAGAACACCACTGGTAAAGTGGGCACTTTCCAGAACGCCATTAGTAAAGTGGACATCTCCAGACCACCACTCATTTAGCCATTGTCTGTTTCATTctaccattttcatttttcttgccTTTTACTAGGAAACAGTGACTCTTTTGCCCTCACTTTAATTCTTGTCTTCCCTCTTCTAGAACCctagccggcggcgaggagggggcGGCCAGGCGCAGGCTCCcggggcggcgcgggtggcgcgggcggcgcggcgcggccagGCTCCCAGGGCGGGGCGGCACGGGTGGCACCGGGGGCACGGGAGACACAGGCTCCCTAGCGCGGCGCGACGCGTGAGCCGCGGGCTCCCTGCTGCTACTGGTAGGCTAGGAGGCTTAGGGGTAGAATGGTCACTTTAATattgttttcatttaaaaCGGGctaatatgtaaattttggcattttgACATGAATATCATGTTTACTAGTGGTGTTTCGGAGAGTGTTCACTTTACTAATGATGTTCTGGAGAGTACCCGCTTTACCAGTGGTGTTGAGGCAATTGAACCTTAATTACTTACTGCTTGTATAATATGAAAGCGAGTTGTTTCCTCGGTCTCTAACTCCACGCAATTCCTCCGAGTCGTCAAACTCCACTCCACGCAGCCCATCCGCCGCTGCCAATCATCCACTAATCCATTCCGAGTCCCGTCGAGTCCCACCCAACCCCTTGGCCCCCGCAGACGCGGACGCTTCTAGAAAACCGGTACTGCCCACGGGCCCACGTGTCGGCGTGAGAGCCAGACAGAGACGGCACTACGGCCGCCCCCGCCCAACCCGCAACGGGAACGGGAAATCCCAAACCGTCACCGCCGTTgactcttctctctttcctttCTTCCATTCGCTCATCCCACACTCCGCTCCGCTCGCTCGCTTCACCGAAACGAAAATCCCATCGAAATCCAAGAGAGATCCCGTCTCCTCtcgcttctcttctcttcccttttttttttcaaactcgCGGAAACcaacagccgccgccgccgcccgagtCCTCTcgctttctctctcccccgctcctccgctccgccgccggttCGATCCGAGGAAAGGTTCGATCCGAGGAAGAGAGAGGTATGGCTCCTCCGAAGCTCCGATCGACGAGGGTTGCGGGCGTGGGGTTGACTGGTTCGCATGCAGTTCAGTTCGTatctagtgtttttttttccttctatttTTTGGGTTATTTTTCTGGGGTGGTCAGCGCTTGGCCTCGCTCCGGATGGATtagtagcagcagctgctTGTGGGGGCGGGCGGTTGGTTGGTTTCATGTCTTGTCCGATTAGGGTTCCGCGCCTGCGGAGTCCTGTCGACTCGTGAATTGGGAGGAGGGGGGCGGGGATAGAATTGAATGCGATTTTTCTTCGGTGACTGTACATCAGGTGGGTTGATCCGAATTCGGGGGTTTAGCTTTGCTCGGGGGGCCGTGTTGCTTACATGCTGTAGTTTAGGGGTGGTTTAGCAATCGACAACCACCTCGTGGATTTTGTTCTTTCTGTCTGTTGTTTCTACCTTTACCGGTTTGCGAAGTGAAAGGTGGTACGGATTTGATGTGTGGCGTGCTCGAGGTCCTTTGTTTGATGCTGTTGTTGTGTGTTAATGACCCGTTGTGATTGGTTTAATGTGTAGGTTGTCCTGAGAAGGCGGCGATGCCGCTTCCGGAATCGCCTCAGTGGCACCAGAAGGCCACGGatttcttctcttcctccaGTACGTTCACCAGTAACCCCCTCTTGGTTTACTGTAGATCATGTAGTTGCTGTCATGCCTAATTGTCCTGTACTAGTTTATTGATTTACTGTTGGTGCTATTGCTGTCATGCCTTGTCTTAAGCAAACATATAGGAACTAAACCTACTCATTAGGACTAAGGCATTGCATCTAGGCAAGTTCTTTTGTGAAACCCAGCAACTGTCTGTCAGGTAATTTTGCTGTTCCTGCATCCCTTGGTTTTTGTTTGTAGGTAGTGGTATACTAGCTTTCTACAGCCTTTTTTACTTACCGAACCctgaataatttatttagttcgTAATTAAGAAACGGAAGAGATTTCATCTTCTTGTTTGGTCTTGAAAAAAATGCCATTCCAAGAAAGGAATTTGCATATTCTGAATTACACCAAGCAGTTGTTAGCACCATGCAATTCCAAGAGCgtgaccatttttttttcatttctttggGTTTCAATGTAAGCAAATGATTGTTCTGCCCACTTTAGCTCCAGTGCTGAAACTTATGTGGATACTCTGGGCCAGGCTTCAAGCTGAAGCAGGCAGGGCAATCTGCAGGGGACAATATAGCTGATGTTGCTGGCAAGGTTGGTTCAGTGGTTAAGAATCGGTGGGCTGTCTTCCAGGAGGCTCGGCAGCGACGACCACCACCAGGCGAGACTGTGCAAGATCGTTTTATCTCTGCTGCTGCCAATACTGGGGTGCTTCTGAGGAAGGGTATTTCAGAGACGAAGGAGAAAGTTGCAGTGGGAAAGGTCAAAGTTGAAGAGgtgtgagatttttttaaaaaaaacctaattcGAGTTGCTTTTGCTCAGTTGTTAAGTTGTAGCATTAAGTATGAAGCTTCTACATGTATAACCTACTGTTTGAATCAAGATTCAATTCCATGAAAAAGTAATTAGTACGTTTATTAGTTGATCTGCAGCATGACATGCATCATGTTAACAGAAAGAATACCTCAGATAGCAGAACAATAGATACCTCTCCCCAAAAATAAAGTGCATCTTAGTTGTTGGCATTTGAGGGTATAATTAGGACTTCTTTTATGGCCACATCTTTTAATCCATAGTAATGTTCAAAAGACATGTCCTTAAACCGAGAACATATCCTTTGATATTTGTTTGCTCATTGGGGCTTGATCATTGCCTTATGATTGTGGTTATGTTGTGTTTAATGAGATTGAATTTTGTGGTTTTGTCACTTCATTGCAGGCTGCTAAAAAAACTGCAGATAAAAGCAAGACTATTTTGAACAATATTGAACGCTGGCAGAAGGTTTGTGATTTGAACTTTGTTAATGGTACTACTGTGCTTTTCTGGAGTAGGTTGCTGAACTTAGTTTCTTCTGCTTCCTTGTTTCAGGGAGTCGCCAGCACTGATGGTGAGTTTACCCAGAATCCACATATATAATCATCATTAAGGCAGCTAAAGTTTATTGCATCATAATTGCAACTCTACAACTCTAAGCATGTAGCAGTTAGCTACTTGATGAGTGTGTGACTCTTTGGTTAGTTTAGTTTGGAAAATTTTTCTGTGATACTTCCTGCATGTTTTGCTGTCTCCTGATGAGTACTGATTGAAATTTAGACTATTTGGCCAATTACTTTTTCTTGTGGCATTTCAGTCTTCGGTGTTCCCATTGAAGCCACTGTGCAGCGAGAGCAATCCGGTAAAGCTGTGCCCCTGGTACTTGTGAGGTGTGCAGATTATCTGGTTATATCAGGTACAATTGCTGAAATTCAATAGGAGGTGTTTTTGTTACTACACTTTTCATACTGACATTTGAAGCTGCTTTTATTAGGTTTGAGTACTGAGTACTTATTCAAATCAGAAGGCGAAAGAAAAGTTCTTCAGCAATTAGTTTCTCTTTACAATGAAGGTACGATTTCCATTCATCATGTCCTAGCTTTTGTAATCTTGATTCATTTATGTGAGCCTTGTACGCTTATTGTTGTTTTGCAGATTCAGGTGCACTTTTGCCTGAAGGTGCAAATCCCATTGATGTGGCTGCACTGATAAAGTGCTATCTTGCCAGCATCCCTGAGCCGCTCACCACATTTGCTCTTTATGGCGAGCTTAGAGATGCACGGGTTAGCATTGCAGATTTAAGAAATATATTGAAGAAGCTTCCAAATGTGAACTACATGACACTAGAGTTTGTTACAGCTCTGCTACTTAGAGTAAGCCGTAAATCATCACTTAACAAGGTATATCTTATTCCTATTTTACCTCTTCATTCTATTCTGGTTTCTGAGGGTCTCCGATGACATCAGCATCAATCACAACTCCTTTTTCTTCAACTGGAACTGGTCCATATTGTGGATGTCTGAGCAAGCCTTGCATCTTTATTGAGCAATGCtgagattctttttttttttatcttttttattcttggACAGAATAAAAGGTGTAGTTGAGTTTAGAATGCAGAATAATCCAAAGTTCGCAAATACTTTCAAACGCTTACCGCATTAAGCACCTGTTTTTATAGTTTgaatcttatattttgaaaacagAATAAAAAGTCTAAGCTTCTTACATTGATTAACTCGTCCTGTTTGCACTGCTTCCATTGACTTAAAACAATAAGTTTATTCAATGTTcgatatatatgacatccacTTCCTATCCCGCTCAGATTCAAAACAACAGCTAGCAGCAATAAGTTTAATAAGTAATTATCGAGGTTCCAAGTCTCattttcatgtatatttaactAAGCACCTGTGTTTATGTAGTTGATATCTTTGCTCTTATTATGGTGATATTTGATCTAATACAGTAAAGTAGTTTCCATTGAACAATTTACATGAGGTTTTGTTCAAATGCAGATGGACTCTCGTAGCCTTGCGGTGGAATTTGCACCATTGATCATGTGGCAGCAAGGTGATTCTGGAACAGATCTGCGGAATCATCTTAGATTTACCCTAAAAGCACCTCCAAAAATTGTGGATACAACATCAAATACCACTGACTGGGATCTGCTAGGTATGTAAATTCTACTCTGTTTATTTCATTGCTGACCACTTAGCAAATTTTTGTAATAGTAAAACTACAAGCTTCATGTGTACCCTCAATCAGCAAAAGccacaagttttttttagaaaaaccaCTGGTGTTGTTTGTACCTAATTTGGTATGAGCAATTGAGCTCGTTCTTGGGCCATGGTGCCAAGCAAAGGCACTTCCCTCCAATATTTGGTTGCATTTTTATTGTGAATGCCTGTGGTCTTGTATGAATGAATGGTTGACATTTGTTCCTATAGCAGTGTTGGGTGCTCATAGTAAACCAAAAGGCATACGTATCTGTGCATGCGGCTCTGTCAACTAAGTACATTTGCATATGTTTACTATAGTACTAGACATATATAGTAGATATTTATGACAAAATGAAAACACACTACTCAGATTTCAGCTTATGATTTTACCGGTACAAACTTAGGCTGCTCATAGTAAACCAAAAGGCATACGTATCTGTGCATGTGGCTCTGTCAACTAAGTACATTTGCATATGTTTACTATAGTACTAGACATATATAGTAGATATTTATGACAAAATGAAAACACACTACTCAGATTTCAGCTTATGATTTTACCGGTACAAACTTAGGCTGCTCATAGTAAACCAAAAGGCATACGTATCTGTGCATGCGGCTCTGTCAACTAAGTACATTTGCATATGTTTACTATAGTACTAGACATATATAGTAGATATTTATGACAAAATGAAAACACACTACTCAGATTTCAGCTTATGATTTTACCGGTACAAACTTAGGCTGCTTGAATTGAATGGGTCAGTTACATCTTTATGTGAGAACACTATTGCAGTTCGATAATTCCTGTACTGGAGACCGTTTTGATGGtccttgttttgttttaccATAAAAAGGTTGCTCAGACTGTTCGCAAGTTTCTCTATAGCATACTAGGACCAACTTTATTCTATCAGGGGTCTGTTGTTCCTTGTTTGACTTTCCGATTTGCCTGAATGATTGCAGATGAGGATGATGGGGATGCTTCTTCCCAAATCCCCTTGGATGACGCTTTGCCCCCAGATTACAGCTCAATTGAGGTCATCCAATCTCTGATTGAGCATCACAATGCCATTTTCACTGATGCAAATGAGACCGTATGGAGATAGCCAGTACCGTTAGGATTTCACTGGTGTTATTAGCTCGTGCGATGTGCAAGTTCCAGGTAGGATTGAGTACTCCACATTGTCGTCAGGGAGGCACATTTTGGTCGAAATACTTCGTTAAATAGATTTGTATATACACTAGTATTAATTCTCGACAGGAGGAATCTATTTGTAGGGCCCTGGCACGTATGATCAATAAAGCTTTTTCTGCAGCCTTATTGTTTTGGCTGTAAACATGGTAGAAATGATATGATGTGTTGTGCTGTTTAAC includes:
- the LOC102712372 gene encoding uncharacterized Rho GTPase-activating protein At5g61530 isoform X1, translating into MRFFFGDCTSGCPEKAAMPLPESPQWHQKATDFFSSSSFKLKQAGQSAGDNIADVAGKVGSVVKNRWAVFQEARQRRPPPGETVQDRFISAAANTGVLLRKGISETKEKVAVGKVKVEEAAKKTADKSKTILNNIERWQKGVASTDVFGVPIEATVQREQSGKAVPLVLVRCADYLVISGLSTEYLFKSEGERKVLQQLVSLYNEDSGALLPEGANPIDVAALIKCYLASIPEPLTTFALYGELRDARVSIADLRNILKKLPNVNYMTLEFVTALLLRVSRKSSLNKMDSRSLAVEFAPLIMWQQGDSGTDLRNHLRFTLKAPPKIVDTTSNTTDWDLLDEDDGDASSQIPLDDALPPDYSSIEVIQSLIEHHNAIFTDANETVWR
- the LOC102712372 gene encoding uncharacterized Rho GTPase-activating protein At5g61530 isoform X2, whose translation is MPLPESPQWHQKATDFFSSSSFKLKQAGQSAGDNIADVAGKVGSVVKNRWAVFQEARQRRPPPGETVQDRFISAAANTGVLLRKGISETKEKVAVGKVKVEEAAKKTADKSKTILNNIERWQKGVASTDVFGVPIEATVQREQSGKAVPLVLVRCADYLVISGLSTEYLFKSEGERKVLQQLVSLYNEDSGALLPEGANPIDVAALIKCYLASIPEPLTTFALYGELRDARVSIADLRNILKKLPNVNYMTLEFVTALLLRVSRKSSLNKMDSRSLAVEFAPLIMWQQGDSGTDLRNHLRFTLKAPPKIVDTTSNTTDWDLLDEDDGDASSQIPLDDALPPDYSSIEVIQSLIEHHNAIFTDANETVWR